CAGCGGAAACCCCGAGGAGGGTGAATTGCGCCCGCAGCTCCTCGACCGGTTCGGCCTTTCGGTCGAGGTGAAGACGCCCGAGGATATCGAGACGCGCGTCCAGATCATGAAGCTCGTCGCCGCCAACGATCGCGATCCTGATGCTTTTGCAAAGCAATGGGCGGGCGAGGACGAGAGAATCCTGAAACAGGTCGCGCGCGGCAAGGCGAGGCTCGACAAGCTGGAACCGGGCGAAGATGTTCTTACCGACGCCGCCGAACTGTGCCGCGCAGTTGGCGCGGACGGGCTGCGCGGAGAACTCACGCTGATGCGCGCGGCGCGGGCTCTGGCAGCGCTCGAAGGCGCGCGCAAGGTCAAACGCGAGCACCTCGTCGCGGTCGCCCCTTCCGCGCTGCGCCATCGCCTGCGCCGCGACGTTCTCGACGAGACCGGTTCGACCGCGCGCATTACCCGTGCGGTGGACGAGCTCTTCGGATGAGCGCGGACGCGCCCGATCCCATCTACGACGCGCTGCTCGCGGCCCGACTTGTCACTCTCGCGCCATCGAACCTGGGCGGCATCGCTTTGCGCGGAGCAGGCCCATCGCGCGACGCTGTAATAGCCGCGCTCGGTGACGTCATGCCGCTGCGCCGCTTGCCGGGACATATCGACGACGAGCGGCTGCTGGGCGGGATCGACATAGCAGCGAGCCTCGCCGCCGGTCACCCTGTCCAACAGGCGGGCCTGCTGGACGAAGCGAGGGGCGGCGCGCTGATCGTCCCGATGGCGGAACGGCTTGACGATGCGATTGCAGGAAGGCTCGCGCAGGCTCTGGATGCCGGTGACATCGCACTGGTGCTGCTCGACGACGGGATCGAACCGGAAGATGCGCCGCCCGGCAGCCTGATGGAGCGGTGTGCGTTTCACTGCGACCTCACCCTTTCGCGCGAATGGCAAGGTATTGCCCTGCCCTGTCCGGCAGGAAAAAGACCTCAGGTCGAGCCGCTTGGCGAAGACTCCCTGAACGCGCTTGCCGCAACAGCAACTGCGCTTGGCGTGCCATCCCTGCGCGCGCTGATCTTCGCTGGTGAAACCGCGCGCACCCGCGCGCTGATACGGGGTCGGCGTACCATCGAGGAGGCGGATCTCGCCGCCGCCGCCCGGCTGGTGCTTGCCCCTCGCGCGACGCAGCTTCCACCAATCGAACAGCAGGAAACGCAAGAGCCGCCGCCAGAACCGCCGCGGAACGGGTCAGAAGATCGATCCGATGCCGAGCGCGACACGCCGGACCAGCCTCTTGAAGAAATGCTCGTCGAGGCAGCCGCCGCCTCAATACCAGCCGATCTGCTGGCCGAGCTCGCCAAGGGACATGCGCCTCGCCGTTCCTCCACGAGCGGATCGGGGCAGAAGAAGAGAGCGGGCCTGCGCGGCAAACCTCTTGGCACGCGCCCGGGGTTTCCGCGCGACGGGGCCCGGCTGGCGTTGATAGACACCCTGCGCGCGGCAGTCCCATGGCAGGAGGTGCGCCGTCGCGAACAATCCGCGAGAGACGGCCCCGCCATCCTCGTCCGTAAGGACGATTTGCGCGTCCGCCGGTTCGAGGAGAAATCCGCGCGCGTCACGATCTTCGCGGTCGATGCGAGCGGCTCCGCTGCCGCTGCTCGGCTCGCCGAGGCCAAGGGCGCGGTCGAGCTGATGCTCGCGCAGGCATATGTCACTCGCAGCGAGGTGGCGCTTATCGCCTTCAGGGGCGAGAGCGCGGACCTGCTTCTACCGCCCACTCGCTCGCTCACCCGCGCCCGGCGCGCACTTGCAGAATTGCCGGGAGGCGGAGGCACTCCGCTGGCGATCGGTCTCGATGCGGCGCTTGAAACCGCCCAAGCCGTGATCGCTCGCGGACGCACTGCCAGCCTCGTG
The Erythrobacter sp. THAF29 DNA segment above includes these coding regions:
- a CDS encoding magnesium chelatase subunit D is translated as MSADAPDPIYDALLAARLVTLAPSNLGGIALRGAGPSRDAVIAALGDVMPLRRLPGHIDDERLLGGIDIAASLAAGHPVQQAGLLDEARGGALIVPMAERLDDAIAGRLAQALDAGDIALVLLDDGIEPEDAPPGSLMERCAFHCDLTLSREWQGIALPCPAGKRPQVEPLGEDSLNALAATATALGVPSLRALIFAGETARTRALIRGRRTIEEADLAAAARLVLAPRATQLPPIEQQETQEPPPEPPRNGSEDRSDAERDTPDQPLEEMLVEAAAASIPADLLAELAKGHAPRRSSTSGSGQKKRAGLRGKPLGTRPGFPRDGARLALIDTLRAAVPWQEVRRREQSARDGPAILVRKDDLRVRRFEEKSARVTIFAVDASGSAAAARLAEAKGAVELMLAQAYVTRSEVALIAFRGESADLLLPPTRSLTRARRALAELPGGGGTPLAIGLDAALETAQAVIARGRTASLVILTDGRANISADGSPGRKQAGEDAKAAAKAIARAAIDALVVDISARPGPDGAALAEAMQARFLALPRADAKALHSAISAANPAKALA